The following coding sequences lie in one Maribacter forsetii DSM 18668 genomic window:
- a CDS encoding bifunctional aconitate hydratase 2/2-methylisocitrate dehydratase encodes MSIYTDYLKEIEERKSQGLHPKPIDGAELLSKIIEQIKDVDNEYREESLNFFIYNVLPGTTSAAGVKAKFLKEIILGESVVKEITTAFAFEQLSHMKGGPSVKVLLDIALGSDEALAKQAAEVLKTQVFLYEADTSRLEEALKNGNAIAKDIIESYAKAEFFTKLPEIEEEIEVVTYIAGVGDISTDLLSPGGDAHSRSDRELHGQCMFEHNKDMQNELLALKEQHPDKRVMLIAEKGTMGVGSSRMSGVNNVALWTGISSSPYVPFINIAPVIAGTNGIAPIFLTTVGVTGGIGLDLKNWVKQKDEAGNTIVDEDGEPILKQMYSVATGTVLTINTKEKKLYHGKVELKDISAAFTPQKMEFMKAGGSYAVVFGKKLQTFAAKTLGIEVPQVYATSKEVSIEGQGLTAVEKIFNRNAVGTSGATLHAGSYVRAEVNIVGSQDTTGLMTSQELEMMAATVISPIVDGAYQSGCHTASVWDDKSKANIPRLMSFMNDFGLITGRDPKGKYFPMTDVIHKVLNDITVGDWDIIIGGDSHTRMSKGVAFGADSGTVALALATGEASMPIPESVKVTFKGQMKSYMDFRDVVHATQQQMLQQFGGENVFQGRVIEVHIGTLTSDEAFTFTDWTAEMKAKASICISEDDTLIESLEIAKGRIQIMIEKGMDNAKGVLQGLVDKAETRITELKTGIKPSLRPDADAKYHAEVVIDLDEIAEPMIADPDVNNEDVSKRYTHDNIRPLSYYGGTKKVDLGFVGSCMVHKGDMKILAQMLKNVEAQNGKVEFKAPLVVAPPTYNIVDELKAEGDWDVLVKYSGFEFDDSAPKGLARTKYQNMLYLERPGCNLCMGNQEKAEPGDTVMATSTRLFQGRVVKDTGEKKGESLLSSTPVVVLSTILGRTPTMAEYEAAVDGIVLTKFKPSTKQLVR; translated from the coding sequence ATGAGCATTTATACAGATTACCTTAAGGAGATCGAAGAGCGTAAAAGTCAAGGTCTTCATCCAAAGCCAATTGATGGTGCTGAATTACTTAGCAAAATCATTGAGCAAATTAAAGATGTAGATAATGAGTATAGAGAAGAATCTCTAAACTTTTTTATCTATAATGTTTTACCTGGTACAACTAGTGCTGCAGGGGTAAAAGCTAAATTTTTAAAAGAGATCATTCTTGGTGAGTCGGTCGTAAAAGAAATTACTACTGCTTTTGCTTTTGAGCAATTATCTCATATGAAGGGTGGACCCTCTGTGAAGGTATTGTTAGATATCGCTTTAGGTTCTGATGAAGCTTTGGCAAAACAGGCAGCTGAGGTTTTAAAAACTCAGGTATTCCTTTATGAGGCAGATACTTCTCGTTTAGAAGAAGCTCTAAAAAATGGGAATGCTATTGCAAAAGATATTATAGAAAGTTACGCAAAGGCTGAGTTCTTCACCAAGCTTCCAGAAATAGAAGAAGAAATAGAAGTTGTAACATACATTGCCGGTGTTGGTGATATCTCTACGGATTTATTATCGCCAGGTGGTGATGCACACTCAAGATCTGACCGTGAATTACATGGTCAATGTATGTTTGAGCATAACAAGGACATGCAAAATGAATTATTGGCTTTAAAGGAACAACATCCTGATAAGCGTGTAATGCTGATTGCGGAAAAAGGTACCATGGGTGTTGGTTCTTCTAGAATGTCTGGTGTAAACAACGTAGCATTATGGACAGGTATTTCTTCTAGTCCGTATGTACCTTTTATTAATATTGCTCCGGTAATTGCCGGTACTAACGGTATCGCTCCAATTTTCTTAACTACAGTAGGTGTAACCGGTGGTATAGGGTTAGATCTTAAAAACTGGGTGAAGCAAAAAGATGAAGCGGGAAATACTATAGTTGATGAAGATGGCGAGCCAATTCTAAAGCAAATGTATTCTGTTGCTACAGGTACGGTGCTTACTATTAATACAAAAGAGAAAAAACTTTATCATGGTAAAGTTGAATTAAAAGATATTTCCGCAGCATTTACTCCACAGAAAATGGAGTTCATGAAAGCGGGTGGTTCTTATGCGGTTGTTTTTGGTAAAAAACTACAAACATTCGCAGCTAAAACTTTAGGTATAGAAGTACCTCAAGTATATGCAACTTCAAAAGAAGTTTCTATAGAAGGACAAGGATTAACAGCTGTAGAGAAAATTTTCAATAGAAATGCTGTAGGTACTTCAGGAGCTACATTGCATGCAGGTTCTTACGTTCGTGCTGAAGTAAACATTGTAGGTTCACAAGATACTACAGGTTTAATGACTTCTCAAGAATTAGAGATGATGGCTGCAACGGTTATTTCTCCAATTGTGGATGGGGCATACCAATCCGGTTGTCATACAGCTTCAGTTTGGGATGATAAGTCTAAAGCCAATATTCCAAGGTTAATGAGCTTTATGAACGATTTCGGTTTAATTACCGGTCGTGATCCAAAAGGAAAGTATTTTCCAATGACGGATGTTATTCATAAAGTATTGAACGATATTACTGTAGGTGATTGGGACATCATTATTGGTGGAGATTCGCACACACGTATGTCTAAAGGTGTTGCTTTTGGTGCTGATTCAGGTACAGTTGCTTTAGCATTAGCTACAGGTGAGGCGTCCATGCCAATTCCGGAATCGGTTAAAGTTACCTTTAAAGGACAGATGAAATCTTACATGGATTTCCGTGATGTGGTACATGCTACACAACAACAAATGTTACAACAGTTTGGAGGCGAAAACGTATTCCAAGGTCGTGTAATAGAGGTTCATATTGGTACGTTAACTTCTGATGAAGCATTTACGTTTACGGATTGGACAGCAGAAATGAAAGCGAAAGCATCTATTTGTATTTCTGAAGACGATACTTTAATAGAGTCATTAGAGATTGCAAAAGGTCGTATCCAAATCATGATCGAAAAGGGTATGGACAATGCAAAAGGTGTACTTCAAGGACTTGTTGATAAAGCAGAAACTAGAATTACGGAACTTAAAACAGGTATTAAGCCATCTTTAAGACCAGATGCAGATGCTAAGTATCATGCAGAAGTAGTTATTGATTTAGATGAAATTGCTGAACCAATGATTGCTGATCCAGATGTAAATAATGAAGATGTTTCTAAACGTTATACGCATGACAATATTCGTCCATTATCTTACTATGGTGGAACCAAAAAAGTAGATTTAGGTTTTGTGGGATCATGTATGGTTCACAAAGGTGACATGAAAATATTAGCTCAAATGTTGAAAAATGTTGAAGCGCAAAACGGAAAGGTAGAATTCAAAGCTCCTTTAGTAGTTGCTCCTCCAACATACAACATTGTAGATGAGTTAAAAGCAGAAGGAGACTGGGATGTATTAGTAAAGTACTCAGGATTCGAATTTGACGATAGCGCACCTAAAGGATTGGCACGTACCAAGTACCAAAACATGCTATACCTAGAGCGCCCAGGTTGTAACCTATGTATGGGTAACCAAGAAAAGGCAGAACCAGGAGATACGGTAATGGCAACATCTACTCGTTTATTCCAAGGTCGTGTTGTAAAAGATACGGGTGAGAAAAAAGGGGAGTCATTATTATCATCTACTCCGGTTGTAGTATTATCTACGATCTTAGGAAGAACTCCTACAATGGCAGAATATGAAGCAGCTGTTGATGGTATAGTTTTAACGAAGTTTAAACCTTCTACCAAGCAATTGGTGAGATAG
- a CDS encoding pyridoxal phosphate-dependent decarboxylase family protein, producing MTSPFHLSKEEMQSYGYKVVDFIVEHYTEIENKNPVSIATRKEMDSLFLQEAPDHGMPADEVLDFVMDNVIPNSNISGHPKSFSFVPGPSNFISAISDSLATGFNIFSGGWIISAAAAELEIVTLNWLLKMFNFPIKKGGGIFTSGGSMANLTALVTARRVKCGDDFSNAIIYLSDQAHSSNIKAIRVLGFKKEQIKIIPTDLEFKISINKLKNEIAKDKIEGKKPFCIIASAGTTNTGTVDPLDTLADICEKEKLWFHIDGAYGGAAILSDKGSKLLQGIERADSLTVDPHKWFFQPYEIGCLLVRDSSWLSNTFSEKPEYLRDIEGNESEINFYDYGIQLTRRFRALKFYMSIKTYGLDAFKQAISYNIDLADKTEDLLRESGNWEIVSLATLAIINFRYNPLELKLSEVELDKLNQEISARVVASKEALLVTTVLQNQVVIRMCLINPDTTLDHIKDTLNQCENFAKQIILDWKKSV from the coding sequence ATGACATCACCTTTTCATTTATCAAAAGAAGAAATGCAATCCTATGGTTATAAAGTTGTGGATTTCATTGTTGAGCATTATACAGAAATTGAAAATAAAAATCCCGTAAGTATTGCCACTAGAAAAGAAATGGATTCTCTTTTTTTACAAGAAGCTCCTGATCATGGTATGCCTGCAGATGAAGTTTTAGACTTTGTAATGGATAATGTAATACCGAATTCCAATATATCCGGTCATCCAAAATCCTTCTCATTTGTACCTGGACCAAGTAATTTTATTAGTGCTATTTCCGATTCTTTAGCAACAGGTTTTAATATTTTCTCTGGCGGATGGATTATTTCTGCTGCTGCGGCAGAGCTAGAAATCGTTACTTTAAACTGGCTTTTAAAGATGTTTAATTTCCCCATTAAGAAAGGTGGAGGTATTTTTACTAGTGGTGGCTCTATGGCTAATTTAACAGCTTTAGTAACAGCTAGAAGAGTAAAATGCGGGGATGATTTTTCTAATGCTATTATTTATTTGTCTGACCAAGCCCATTCTTCCAATATTAAAGCAATTAGGGTTTTAGGATTTAAAAAAGAACAAATTAAAATAATACCTACCGACCTAGAATTTAAAATAAGCATCAATAAACTTAAAAATGAAATTGCAAAAGATAAAATTGAAGGCAAAAAACCTTTTTGTATCATCGCTTCTGCAGGTACTACAAATACGGGCACGGTAGACCCTCTAGATACTTTAGCCGATATTTGTGAAAAAGAAAAACTTTGGTTTCATATTGATGGTGCTTACGGTGGAGCAGCTATTTTATCCGATAAAGGAAGTAAGCTTTTACAAGGTATTGAACGTGCGGATTCTTTAACCGTAGACCCTCATAAATGGTTCTTTCAGCCCTATGAAATTGGATGTTTATTGGTAAGGGATTCTTCTTGGCTAAGTAACACCTTTAGCGAAAAACCAGAATACCTAAGAGATATAGAAGGGAACGAATCTGAAATTAATTTTTACGATTACGGTATTCAATTAACAAGAAGATTTAGAGCCTTAAAGTTTTACATGTCAATTAAAACGTATGGTTTAGACGCTTTTAAGCAAGCAATCTCTTATAATATTGACTTAGCTGACAAGACAGAGGACCTTTTAAGAGAAAGTGGTAATTGGGAAATTGTTTCGTTAGCAACTTTGGCTATTATTAATTTTAGATACAACCCGTTGGAATTAAAATTATCTGAAGTTGAATTAGATAAGCTAAATCAAGAAATCTCAGCTAGAGTCGTAGCTTCTAAAGAAGCACTTTTAGTAACTACAGTTTTACAAAACCAAGTGGTCATTAGAATGTGCTTAATTAACCCAGACACGACATTAGACCACATTAAAGACACTTTAAATCAATGTGAAAACTTCGCAAAACAGATTATTTTAGATTGGAAAAAATCAGTTTAA